One Brassica napus cultivar Da-Ae chromosome A5, Da-Ae, whole genome shotgun sequence DNA window includes the following coding sequences:
- the LOC125608788 gene encoding histone-lysine N-methyltransferase ATXR2, which translates to MASLNDNTAAEVASLLAPLPSLQLEEYFNQLRRRCNGIQVKHNGTFGKGVYADSEFQEDELILKDEILVGIQHSSNKVDCLVCSFCFRFIGSIEKQIGRKLYFNNMGLSGCCGGASSSSNLHSLPQGVVTSLMNGEMALPHTDKFPLPSPLSCPGGCQEAFYCSGSCAEADWASSHSLLCTGERSESVSRDALGEFIKHSNETNDIFLLAAKAIAFTILRYRKLKAEHVNKQANQSVSKQSLLLEAWKPVSVGYKRRWWDCIALPDDVDPSDEGAFRTQIKDLARTSLELLKTAIFDKECEALFSLDIYGNIIGMFELNNLDLVVASPVEDYFLYIDDLPDAEKDKAEEITRPFLDALGDEYSDCCQGTAFFPLQSCMNHSCCPNAKAFKREEDRDGQAVIIALRSISKNEEVTISYIDEELPYEERQALLADYGFTCKCPKCLEDSSVA; encoded by the exons ATGGCTTCTCTTAACGACAATACCGCCGCTGAAGTAGCGAGTCTTCTTGCTCCGCTTCCAAGTCTCCAACTTGAG GAGTACTTCAATCAGCTAAGAAGAAGATGCAATGGAATCCAAGTGAAACACAATGGCACCTTCGGAAAag GTGTCTACGCAGACTCAGAGTTTCAGGAAGATGAACTCATTCTGAAAGATGAGATTCTTGTTGGTATCCAACATTCATCCAACAAG GTGGACTGTTTGGTCTGCAGTTTTTGTTTCCGGTTCATCGGATCAATTGAGAAACAAATTGGGAGGAAACTCTATTTCAACAACATGGGCCTCTCTGGTTGTTGTGGTGGTGCAAGCAGCAGTTCTAATCTTCATTCTCTTCCCCAAGGAGTTGTTACTTCTCTGATGAACGGTGAAATGGCCTTGCCCCATACTGATAAGtttcctttgccttctcctctTTCCTGTCCCGGAGGATGTCAGGAGGCTTTTTACTGCAG TGGATCATGCGCAGAGGCAGATTGGGCAAGTTCTCATTCTCTACTCTGCACTGGTGAGAGGTCTGAATCAGTATCTAGAGACGCTCTTGGAGAGTTTATTAAACATTCTAATG AGACAAATGATATCTTTCTCCTGGCTGCAAAG GCGATTGCCTTCACCATTCTAAGGTACAGGAAGCTTAAAGCAGAACATGTTAACAAACAAGCGAATCAGAGTGTGTCAAAACAGTCACTACTCTTGGAGGCATGGAAACCAGTATCGGTTGGATACAAAAGAAG GTGGTGGGACTGTATCGCATTGCCAGATGATGTTGATCCGTCTGATGAAGGTGCCTTCAGAACGCAGATAAAGGATCTTGCACGCACG TCTCTGGAGCTCCTGAAGACAGCCATATTTGACAAAGAATGTGAAGCCC TTTTCTCGCTTGATATATATGGGAATATCATCGGCATGTTTGAGCTGAATAACCT AGACTTGGTGGTGGCATCACCAGTAGAGGACTATTTCTTGTATATTGATGATCTTCCAGACGCTGAAAAGGACAAAGCTGAGGAAATCACAAGACCGTTTCTAGATGCTCTTGGTGATGAGTATTCAGACTGCTGCCAAG GAACGGCTTTCTTCCCTCTGCAGAGCTGTATGAACCATTCATGTTGCCCTAATGCAAAAGCCTTCAAAAGAGAAGAG GACAGAGACGGACAAGCAGTTATTATTGCGTTAAGAAGCATCAGCAAGAACGAAGAG GTGACGATTTCATATATAGACGAGGAGCTTCCGTACGAAGAGAGACAAGCATTACTTGCAGATTACGGTTTCACTTGCAAGTGCCCTAAATGTCTGGAAGATTCATCAGTTGCGTAA